In the genome of Streptomyces pactum, one region contains:
- the dop gene encoding depupylase/deamidase Dop: MTVRRVMGIETEYGISVPGHPNANAMLTSSQVVNAYAAAMHRARRARWDFEEENPLRDARGFDLAREAADSSQLTDEDIGLANVILTNGARLYVDHAHPEYSAPEVTNPRDAVLWDKAGERIMAEAALRAAELPGAQPIHLYKNNTDNKGASYGTHENYLMKRETPFSDIVRHLTPFFVSRQVVTGAGRVGIGQDGHEHGFQISQRADYFEVEVGLETTLKRPIINTRDEPHADAEKYRRLHVIIGDANLSEISTYLKLGTTALVLSMIEDGFIAVDLAVDQPVRTLHQVSHDPTLRQLVTLRNGRTLTAVQLQMEYCELARKYVENRFGADADEQTRDVLARWEDVLGRLENDPMSLAGELDWVAKRELMEGYRRRDGLDWDAARLHLVDLQYADVRPEKGLYNRLVERGRMQRLVTEEDVLRARTQPPEDTRAYFRGRCLDQYADDVAAASWDSVIFDLPGRDSLQRVPTLEPLRGTRNHVKKLLDRCRTAEDLVRLLSGG, encoded by the coding sequence ATGACCGTACGGCGCGTGATGGGTATCGAGACCGAGTACGGGATCTCCGTCCCCGGTCACCCGAACGCCAATGCCATGCTCACCTCGTCCCAGGTCGTCAACGCCTACGCGGCGGCGATGCACCGGGCGCGCCGCGCCCGCTGGGACTTCGAGGAGGAGAATCCGCTGCGGGACGCCCGCGGCTTCGACCTCGCACGGGAAGCGGCCGACTCCAGCCAGCTCACCGACGAGGACATCGGCCTGGCCAACGTCATCCTCACCAACGGCGCCCGGCTCTACGTGGACCACGCCCATCCGGAGTACTCGGCCCCCGAGGTCACCAACCCGCGGGACGCGGTGCTCTGGGACAAGGCCGGCGAGCGGATCATGGCGGAGGCGGCGTTGCGTGCCGCCGAGCTGCCCGGGGCCCAGCCCATCCACCTCTACAAGAACAACACCGACAACAAGGGCGCCTCCTACGGGACGCACGAGAACTACCTGATGAAGCGGGAGACCCCCTTCTCGGACATCGTGCGCCACCTGACGCCCTTCTTCGTCTCCCGTCAGGTGGTCACCGGCGCGGGCCGGGTGGGCATCGGCCAGGACGGCCACGAGCACGGCTTCCAGATCAGCCAGCGGGCCGACTACTTCGAGGTGGAGGTCGGGCTGGAGACCACCCTCAAGCGGCCGATCATCAACACCAGGGACGAGCCGCACGCCGACGCGGAGAAGTACCGGCGGCTCCACGTGATCATCGGCGACGCCAACCTGTCGGAGATCTCCACCTACCTCAAGCTGGGCACCACCGCGCTGGTGCTGTCGATGATCGAGGACGGCTTCATCGCCGTGGACCTCGCCGTCGACCAGCCGGTCCGGACCCTGCACCAGGTCTCCCACGACCCGACCCTGCGGCAGCTGGTCACGCTCCGCAACGGCCGGACCCTCACCGCGGTGCAGCTCCAGATGGAGTACTGCGAGCTGGCGCGCAAGTACGTCGAGAACCGTTTCGGCGCGGACGCCGACGAGCAGACCCGCGATGTGCTGGCCCGCTGGGAGGACGTGCTGGGCCGGCTGGAGAACGACCCGATGAGCCTCGCCGGAGAGCTGGACTGGGTGGCCAAGCGGGAGCTGATGGAGGGCTACCGGCGGCGTGACGGCCTGGACTGGGACGCCGCCCGGCTCCACCTGGTGGACCTCCAGTACGCCGACGTACGGCCCGAGAAGGGCCTGTACAACCGGCTGGTGGAGCGGGGCCGGATGCAGCGGCTGGTCACCGAGGAGGACGTGCTGCGGGCCCGTACGCAGCCGCCGGAGGACACCCGGGCCTACTTCCGGGGGCGCTGCCTGGACCAGTACGCGGACGACGTGGCCGCCGCCTCCTGGGACTCGGTGATCTTCGATCTGCCGGGCCGTGACTCGCTGCAGCGGGTGCCCACGCTGGAGCCGCTGCGCGGCACCCGCAACCACGTCAAAAAGCTGCTGGACCGCTGCCGCACCGCGGAAGACCTGGTCCGGTTGTTGTCGGGGGGCTGA
- the arc gene encoding proteasome ATPase, translating to MAAHDDDINRGIRPGRGSEDPAGQVAYLEQEIAVLRRKLADSPRHTRILEERIVELQTNLAGVSAQNERLAGTLREARDQIVALKEEVDRLAQPPAGFGVFLQANEDGTADIFTGGRKLRVNVSPSVELDELKRGQEVMLNEALNVVEAMEFERAGDIVTLKEILEDGERALVIGHTDEERVVRLAEPLLNTTIRPGDALLLEPRSGYVFEVVPKSEVEELVLEEVPDIDYTKIGGLGNQIELIRDAVELPYLYPDLFKEHELRPPKGVLLYGPPGCGKTLIAKAVANSLAKKVAEVTGKPAGKSFFLNIKGPELLNKYVGETERHIRLVFQRAREKASEGTPVIVFFDEMDSLFRTRGSGVSSDVENTIVPQLLSEIDGVEGLENVIVIGASNREDMIDPAILRPGRLDVKIKIERPDAEAAKDIFSKYLTDTLPIHADDLAEHGGSPKAAVAGMIQSVVEQMYAESEENRFLEVTYANGDKEVLYFKDFNSGAMIQNIVDRAKKMAIKAYLDHNQKGLRVAHLLAACVDEFKENEDLPNTTNPDDWARISGKKGERIVFIRTLVTGKQGADTGRSIDTVANTGQYL from the coding sequence GTGGCAGCCCACGACGACGACATCAACCGCGGCATCCGGCCGGGGCGGGGGTCCGAGGACCCAGCCGGCCAGGTTGCCTACCTAGAGCAGGAGATCGCCGTCCTGCGACGTAAGCTCGCCGACTCTCCGCGGCACACGAGGATTCTCGAAGAGCGGATCGTCGAGCTGCAGACCAACCTGGCGGGCGTGTCCGCGCAGAACGAGCGGCTCGCCGGCACCCTCCGTGAGGCCCGCGACCAGATCGTGGCCCTCAAGGAAGAGGTGGACCGGCTGGCGCAGCCGCCGGCCGGGTTCGGGGTGTTCCTGCAGGCGAACGAGGACGGTACGGCCGACATCTTCACCGGAGGCCGGAAACTCCGGGTGAACGTCAGCCCCAGTGTCGAGCTCGACGAGCTCAAGCGTGGCCAGGAGGTCATGCTCAACGAGGCGCTCAACGTGGTCGAGGCCATGGAGTTCGAGCGCGCCGGGGACATCGTCACCCTCAAGGAGATCCTTGAGGACGGCGAGCGCGCCCTGGTGATCGGGCACACCGACGAGGAGCGGGTGGTACGGCTCGCCGAGCCGCTGCTGAACACCACCATCCGCCCCGGCGACGCCCTGCTGCTCGAACCCCGCTCCGGCTACGTCTTCGAGGTCGTGCCCAAGAGCGAGGTCGAGGAACTGGTCCTCGAAGAGGTCCCGGACATCGACTACACCAAGATCGGCGGTCTGGGGAACCAGATCGAGCTGATCCGCGACGCGGTCGAGCTCCCGTACCTCTACCCGGACCTGTTCAAGGAGCACGAACTGCGGCCGCCGAAGGGCGTGCTGCTGTACGGCCCGCCCGGCTGCGGCAAGACGCTGATCGCCAAGGCGGTCGCCAACTCCCTTGCCAAGAAGGTCGCCGAGGTCACCGGGAAGCCCGCGGGGAAGAGCTTCTTCCTCAACATCAAGGGCCCCGAGCTGCTCAACAAGTACGTCGGTGAGACCGAGCGGCACATCCGGCTGGTCTTCCAGCGGGCCCGGGAGAAGGCGAGCGAGGGCACGCCCGTCATCGTCTTCTTCGACGAGATGGACTCCCTCTTCCGCACCCGCGGCTCCGGGGTCAGCTCGGACGTGGAGAACACCATCGTCCCGCAGCTGCTCTCCGAGATCGACGGTGTGGAGGGCCTGGAGAACGTCATCGTGATCGGCGCCTCCAACCGCGAGGACATGATCGACCCGGCGATCCTGCGCCCCGGCCGCCTCGATGTGAAGATCAAGATCGAGCGTCCGGACGCGGAGGCCGCCAAGGACATCTTCTCGAAGTACCTGACCGATACCCTGCCCATCCACGCGGACGACCTCGCCGAGCACGGCGGGTCCCCGAAGGCCGCCGTGGCAGGCATGATCCAGTCGGTCGTCGAGCAGATGTACGCCGAGTCCGAGGAGAACCGGTTCCTTGAGGTGACCTACGCCAACGGCGACAAGGAAGTCCTCTACTTCAAGGACTTCAACTCCGGCGCGATGATCCAGAACATCGTCGACCGGGCCAAGAAGATGGCGATCAAGGCCTACCTCGACCACAACCAGAAGGGCCTGCGGGTCGCCCACCTGCTCGCCGCCTGCGTGGACGAGTTCAAGGAGAACGAGGACCTGCCCAACACCACCAACCCGGACGACTGGGCCCGCATCTCCGGAAAGAAGGGCGAGCGGATCGTCTTCATCCGCACCCTGGTCACCGGGAAGCAGGGCGCGGACACCGGGCGCTCCATCGACACGGTGGCGAACACCGGTCAGTACCTGTAA
- a CDS encoding ferredoxin: MTMQREDSVITADAADGPALEVWIDQDLCTGDGICAQYAPEVFELDIDGLAYVKSPDDELLQDKGATTPVPLPLLADVVDSARECPGECIHVRRVADHVEVYGPDAP; encoded by the coding sequence ATGACCATGCAGAGGGAAGACTCCGTGATCACCGCGGACGCCGCCGACGGCCCCGCCCTGGAGGTGTGGATCGACCAGGACCTGTGCACCGGGGACGGCATCTGCGCGCAGTACGCGCCCGAGGTCTTCGAGCTGGACATCGACGGGCTGGCCTATGTGAAGAGCCCGGACGACGAACTGCTCCAGGACAAGGGTGCCACCACCCCGGTGCCGCTGCCTCTGCTGGCCGACGTGGTGGACTCCGCCCGGGAGTGCCCGGGCGAGTGCATCCACGTCCGGCGGGTGGCGGACCACGTCGAGGTGTACGGCCCGGACGCTCCGTGA
- a CDS encoding tRNA (adenine-N1)-methyltransferase, producing MSEPTGAARRRGPFQVGDQVQLTDPKGRHYTFTLEAGKNFHTHKGSFPHDELIGAPEGTVVRTTGNVAYLALRPLLPDYVLSMPRGAAVVYPKDAGQILAMADIFAGARVVEAGVGSGSLSTFLLRAIGDQGMLHSYERRADFADIARGNVERYFGGPHPAWRLTVGDLQDNLSDTDVDRVILDMLAPWECLEVVSKALVPGGILCAYVATTTQLARTVEAIREFGTFNEPSAWETMVRTWHVEGLAVRPDHRMIGHTGFLLTARRLADGVEPPLRRRRPAKGAYGEDYAGWGAKDPAAGAGKDTATGPADA from the coding sequence ATGTCCGAACCGACCGGTGCCGCCCGCCGTCGCGGGCCCTTCCAGGTCGGGGACCAGGTCCAGCTCACCGACCCCAAGGGACGCCACTACACCTTCACGCTCGAAGCCGGGAAGAACTTCCACACCCACAAGGGGTCCTTCCCGCATGACGAGCTGATCGGTGCCCCCGAGGGAACCGTCGTGCGTACCACGGGAAACGTCGCGTACCTCGCGCTGCGTCCCCTGCTCCCCGACTACGTCCTGTCCATGCCACGCGGCGCTGCCGTCGTCTACCCCAAGGACGCGGGGCAGATCCTGGCGATGGCCGATATCTTCGCAGGCGCGCGCGTCGTGGAGGCCGGCGTCGGCTCGGGCTCGCTCAGCACCTTCCTGCTGCGGGCCATCGGCGACCAGGGCATGCTGCACTCCTACGAGCGCCGTGCCGACTTCGCCGACATCGCCCGGGGCAACGTCGAGCGCTACTTCGGCGGGCCGCACCCGGCCTGGCGCCTCACCGTCGGTGACCTCCAGGACAACCTGTCGGACACCGACGTGGACCGCGTCATCCTCGACATGCTCGCCCCCTGGGAGTGCCTGGAGGTGGTCTCCAAGGCGCTCGTGCCCGGCGGCATCCTCTGCGCCTACGTGGCCACCACCACCCAGCTCGCCCGCACCGTCGAGGCGATCCGCGAGTTCGGCACCTTCAACGAGCCGAGCGCCTGGGAGACCATGGTCCGCACCTGGCACGTGGAGGGCCTCGCGGTCCGTCCCGACCACCGCATGATCGGCCACACCGGGTTCCTGCTCACCGCGCGGCGCCTCGCCGACGGCGTGGAGCCCCCGCTGCGCCGGCGCCGGCCCGCCAAGGGCGCGTACGGCGAGGACTACGCGGGATGGGGTGCCAAGGACCCGGCCGCCGGCGCGGGCAAGGACACCGCCACGGGCCCCGCGGACGCCTGA
- a CDS encoding site-2 protease family protein, giving the protein MDNSGQRQTGRDGAGRATGPEGDRPQRPREVGGGFLMGRPFGVPVYVAPSWFVVAALITWVFGDQLDRVLPELGAARYLVSLFFAVAFYASVLVHELAHTIAALRYKLPVRRIQLQFFGGVSEIEKETETPGREFVLAFVGPLLSLVLSGLFYVGMQFVEPGTVPGVLLAGLMVSNLIVAAFNLLPGLPLDGGRMLRAVVWKISGKPMTGTIAAAWTGRALAVTVLVGLPLLSQAGGLNEDAEGFGSFESLTDALLAAILAAIIWTGAGNSLRMARLRERLPGLSARTLTRRAVPVAGDTPLSEALRRANEAGARALVVVDGQGVPTAVVREAAIVGIPEHRRPWVAVGTLAQDLKEGMKVSAELTGEDLLDTLQTTPATEYLVVEETGEIYGVLSAADVERAFVAAMARPSS; this is encoded by the coding sequence GTGGACAACAGCGGGCAGCGGCAGACCGGCCGCGACGGCGCCGGACGCGCGACCGGGCCCGAAGGCGACAGGCCGCAGCGCCCCCGGGAGGTGGGGGGCGGCTTCCTGATGGGGCGGCCGTTCGGGGTCCCGGTCTACGTCGCGCCCAGCTGGTTCGTCGTCGCCGCACTGATCACCTGGGTCTTCGGGGACCAGCTGGACCGGGTGCTGCCCGAGCTGGGCGCGGCCCGTTACCTGGTGTCACTCTTCTTCGCGGTCGCCTTCTACGCCTCCGTGCTCGTCCACGAGCTGGCGCACACCATCGCCGCGCTCCGCTACAAGCTCCCGGTCCGCCGCATCCAGCTGCAGTTCTTCGGCGGCGTGTCGGAGATCGAGAAGGAGACCGAGACCCCCGGCCGCGAGTTCGTCCTCGCCTTCGTGGGTCCGCTGCTCTCACTCGTGCTCTCCGGGCTCTTCTACGTCGGCATGCAGTTCGTCGAACCGGGCACCGTCCCCGGTGTGCTCCTCGCCGGGCTGATGGTCTCCAACCTGATCGTCGCCGCGTTCAACCTCCTGCCGGGCCTCCCGCTGGACGGCGGCCGGATGCTGCGCGCGGTGGTGTGGAAGATCAGCGGGAAGCCGATGACCGGCACCATCGCGGCGGCCTGGACCGGCCGGGCGCTCGCCGTCACCGTGCTGGTGGGCCTGCCGCTGCTGAGCCAGGCCGGCGGGCTGAACGAGGACGCCGAGGGCTTCGGCAGCTTCGAGTCGCTCACCGACGCGCTGCTCGCCGCCATCCTCGCCGCGATCATCTGGACCGGCGCCGGCAACAGCCTGCGGATGGCCCGGCTGCGCGAGCGGCTGCCCGGCCTCAGCGCCCGCACCCTCACCCGGCGGGCCGTCCCGGTGGCGGGGGACACCCCGCTGTCGGAGGCGCTGCGCCGCGCCAACGAGGCGGGCGCCCGCGCGCTGGTCGTCGTGGACGGGCAGGGCGTGCCGACGGCCGTGGTCCGCGAGGCCGCCATCGTCGGCATCCCCGAGCACCGCCGCCCCTGGGTCGCGGTCGGCACCCTCGCCCAGGACCTCAAGGAGGGCATGAAGGTCTCCGCGGAGCTGACCGGCGAGGACCTGCTGGACACCCTGCAGACCACCCCGGCCACCGAGTACCTGGTGGTGGAGGAGACCGGGGAGATCTACGGGGTGCTCTCCGCCGCCGATGTGGAGCGGGCGTTCGTGGCGGCCATGGCCCGCCCCTCCTCCTGA
- a CDS encoding RecB family exonuclease, which translates to MGTLTGETDEPSAPVAEAPAVPAPAAEARALPGGRPASLSPSRAADFMQCPLLYRFRVIDRLPEKPSPAATRGTVVHAVLERLFDAPAAQRTADRARELVPGEWQRLLAARPELAELFAREDGGQDAERLAQWLADAERLVERWFTLEDPTRLEPAERELFVETVLDSGLTLRGYIDRVDVAPSGEVRLVDYKTGKAPAPQYASGALFQMKFYALVVWRLRGVVPRRLQLVYLGSGDVLTYDPVEADLLAVERKLHALWEAISLATETGDWRPRPTKLCGWCDHQAHCPEFGGTPPPYPLHLAPPAPRQAPPEESGG; encoded by the coding sequence ATGGGAACACTCACCGGCGAGACCGACGAGCCGTCCGCGCCCGTGGCGGAGGCCCCGGCCGTCCCCGCGCCCGCGGCGGAGGCCCGGGCCCTCCCCGGGGGCCGGCCGGCGTCGCTGTCGCCCTCACGCGCCGCCGACTTCATGCAGTGTCCGCTGCTGTACCGCTTCCGGGTGATCGACCGGCTGCCGGAGAAGCCGAGCCCGGCGGCGACCCGGGGCACGGTGGTGCACGCGGTGCTGGAGCGTCTCTTCGACGCCCCGGCGGCGCAGCGCACCGCGGACCGGGCGCGGGAGCTGGTGCCGGGCGAGTGGCAGCGGCTGCTGGCGGCCCGGCCGGAGCTGGCCGAGCTGTTCGCGCGCGAGGACGGCGGGCAGGACGCCGAGCGGCTGGCGCAGTGGCTGGCGGACGCCGAACGGCTGGTCGAGCGGTGGTTCACGCTGGAGGACCCCACCCGGCTGGAGCCCGCCGAGCGGGAGCTGTTCGTGGAGACCGTGCTGGACTCCGGGCTGACGCTGCGCGGGTACATCGACCGGGTGGACGTCGCGCCCAGCGGCGAGGTGCGGCTGGTGGACTACAAGACCGGGAAGGCGCCGGCCCCGCAGTACGCCTCGGGCGCGCTGTTCCAGATGAAGTTCTACGCCCTGGTGGTGTGGCGGCTGCGCGGTGTGGTGCCGCGGCGGCTGCAGCTGGTGTACCTGGGCAGCGGTGACGTCCTCACCTACGACCCGGTGGAGGCGGACCTGCTGGCGGTGGAGCGGAAGCTGCACGCGCTGTGGGAGGCGATCTCGCTGGCCACCGAGACCGGCGACTGGCGGCCCCGGCCGACGAAGCTGTGCGGGTGGTGCGACCACCAGGCGCACTGTCCGGAGTTCGGCGGCACTCCCCCGCCCTACCCGCTGCACCTCGCGCCGCCGGCCCCGCGCCAGGCTCCCCCGGAGGAGTCCGGCGGATGA
- a CDS encoding response regulator: MAIRVLLVDDQPLLRTGFRMILEAEQDLAVVGEAGDGLQALDQVRALQPDVVLMDIRMPRMDGVEATRQITGPGRDGPAKVLVLTTFDLDEYVVEALRAGASGFLLKDAPAHELVQAIRVVAAGEAMLAPSITRRLLDKYAEHLPSGEEPVPDTLHTLTDREVEVLKLVARGLSNAEIAADLFVSETTVKTHVGHVLTKLGLRDRVQAAVYAYESGLVRPGGQ; this comes from the coding sequence GTGGCCATCCGTGTCCTGCTCGTCGATGACCAGCCCCTGCTGCGCACCGGTTTCCGCATGATCCTGGAGGCCGAGCAGGATCTCGCGGTGGTCGGGGAGGCCGGGGACGGTCTGCAGGCCCTGGACCAGGTGCGGGCGCTCCAGCCCGATGTGGTGCTGATGGACATCCGGATGCCCCGGATGGACGGGGTGGAGGCGACCCGCCAGATCACCGGCCCCGGCCGGGACGGCCCGGCGAAGGTGCTGGTGCTGACCACGTTCGACCTGGACGAGTACGTGGTGGAGGCGCTACGCGCGGGTGCCAGCGGCTTCCTGCTCAAGGACGCGCCGGCCCACGAGCTGGTGCAGGCCATCCGGGTGGTGGCGGCGGGCGAGGCGATGCTGGCCCCGAGCATCACCCGGCGGTTGCTCGACAAGTACGCGGAGCACCTGCCGTCCGGTGAGGAGCCGGTGCCGGACACTCTGCACACGCTCACCGACCGTGAGGTCGAGGTGCTGAAGCTGGTGGCGCGCGGGCTGTCCAACGCGGAGATCGCCGCGGACCTGTTCGTCAGCGAGACGACGGTGAAGACCCATGTGGGCCATGTGCTGACCAAGCTGGGTCTGCGGGACCGGGTGCAGGCGGCGGTGTACGCGTACGAGAGCGGTCTGGTCCGTCCCGGCGGCCAGTGA
- a CDS encoding ABC transporter substrate-binding protein: MNRETLVLPVLAGLLTSALAGCGGSDDSGPGGGTIVVGTTDRIEATADAPAPLDPAQAYDTASWAVMHNAFQTLMRLPRAGSQPVPDAAESCGFQDNHSEQYRCTLRRGLTFADGRELTSRDVKFSLDRVRRIAHRGGPATLLSSIDKVETPNEREVVIHLSAPDATFPSKLTTPAAAILDSHDYDPKALRKGFEVAGSGPYTVRTEVDGDRLTKAVFTRNDAYRGELEPRSDTVEMRFFDDSAALERALADGEVDVANREFSAEQIDKLEAGRVAGVRVTESPGQAIRYLAFNTKAPAVREKAVRQAIARLVDRQALVRDVYKRTGDPLYSLVPTGIAAHTNSFHNTYGEPSVAGARDVLRDAGVRTPVKLTLTYTTDHYGPATAKEFTALRDQLNASGLFTARTQGVRWTRFRQDAADGEYAVYGMGWFLDFPDPDNYIAPFIGKDNFLNSPYRNRAIEDDLLPRTRQKAQRALAAPEFRRIQDLVAEDVPVLPLWQQKQYVVAREDITGTEYALDSSAMLQLWELGRGAEG, from the coding sequence ATGAATCGCGAAACGTTGGTGCTGCCCGTCCTGGCGGGCCTGCTGACCTCCGCCCTCGCCGGCTGCGGCGGGTCGGACGACTCGGGCCCGGGTGGCGGCACCATCGTGGTCGGGACCACCGATCGGATCGAGGCCACCGCGGACGCCCCGGCGCCGCTGGACCCGGCCCAGGCGTACGACACCGCCTCCTGGGCCGTGATGCACAACGCCTTCCAGACCCTGATGCGGCTGCCCAGGGCGGGCAGCCAGCCGGTGCCGGACGCCGCCGAGTCGTGCGGCTTCCAGGACAACCACAGCGAGCAGTACCGCTGCACCCTGCGCCGCGGGCTGACCTTCGCCGACGGCCGCGAACTCACCTCCCGGGACGTGAAGTTCTCCCTGGACCGAGTGCGCCGGATAGCCCACCGGGGCGGCCCGGCCACCCTGCTGTCCAGCATCGACAAGGTGGAGACGCCCAACGAGCGCGAGGTGGTCATCCACCTCTCCGCCCCCGACGCCACCTTCCCCTCCAAGCTCACCACCCCGGCCGCCGCCATCCTGGACAGCCACGACTACGACCCCAAGGCCCTGCGCAAGGGCTTCGAGGTCGCCGGCTCCGGCCCCTACACCGTGCGGACCGAGGTGGACGGCGACCGGCTCACCAAGGCCGTCTTCACCCGGAACGACGCCTACCGGGGCGAACTGGAACCCAGGAGCGACACCGTCGAGATGCGCTTCTTCGACGACTCCGCGGCCCTGGAGCGGGCGCTGGCCGACGGCGAGGTCGACGTCGCCAACCGGGAGTTCTCCGCCGAGCAGATCGACAAGCTGGAGGCCGGGCGGGTTGCGGGGGTCCGCGTCACCGAGTCCCCCGGCCAGGCCATCCGGTACCTGGCCTTCAACACCAAGGCACCGGCGGTACGGGAGAAGGCCGTCCGGCAGGCCATCGCCCGCCTGGTGGACCGGCAGGCGCTCGTCCGCGACGTCTACAAGCGCACCGGCGACCCGCTGTACTCCCTGGTCCCCACCGGCATCGCCGCGCACACCAACTCCTTCCACAACACCTACGGCGAACCGTCGGTCGCCGGCGCCCGCGACGTGCTGCGCGACGCCGGGGTCCGGACCCCGGTGAAGCTGACGCTCACCTACACCACGGACCACTACGGTCCGGCGACGGCGAAGGAGTTCACCGCCCTGCGGGACCAGCTGAACGCCAGCGGCCTGTTCACGGCCCGCACCCAGGGCGTGCGGTGGACCCGGTTCCGGCAGGACGCGGCCGACGGGGAGTACGCGGTCTACGGCATGGGCTGGTTCCTGGACTTCCCCGACCCGGACAACTACATCGCCCCGTTCATCGGCAAGGACAACTTCCTCAACTCCCCCTACCGCAACCGCGCCATAGAGGACGACCTGCTGCCCAGGACCCGGCAGAAGGCCCAGCGGGCCCTGGCCGCCCCGGAGTTCCGGCGCATCCAGGACCTTGTGGCCGAGGACGTCCCGGTGCTGCCGCTGTGGCAGCAGAAGCAGTACGTGGTGGCCCGCGAGGACATCACCGGCACCGAGTACGCGCTGGACTCCTCCGCGATGCTCCAGCTGTGGGAGCTGGGCCGGGGAGCCGAGGGCTGA
- a CDS encoding HAD family hydrolase, which yields MTSGIPAVATGAADGPALEPRPVAAPELQAVLLDMDGTLVDTEGIWWEAEAAVFRELGFVLDEVHRAVVVGGPMTRSASYLIEVTGADITLADLTVRLNDRFTELIDGSVPMLPGARRLLTELAAHRVPTALVSASHRKVIDRVLRTIGAEHFRLTVAGDEMERTKPHPDPYLAAAAGLGADPARCVVIEDTPTGVAAGEAAGCPVVAVPSVAPIEPAAGRTVVPSLEEVDVPFLRRLISGKEPATRRSCRAIVPNE from the coding sequence ATGACCAGTGGCATCCCCGCCGTCGCCACCGGTGCGGCCGACGGCCCCGCGCTCGAACCCCGCCCCGTGGCCGCCCCGGAACTTCAGGCCGTGCTCCTCGACATGGACGGCACCCTGGTGGACACCGAGGGCATCTGGTGGGAGGCCGAGGCCGCCGTCTTCCGCGAACTCGGGTTCGTGCTCGACGAGGTGCACCGCGCCGTGGTGGTCGGCGGGCCGATGACCCGCAGCGCCTCCTACCTCATCGAGGTCACCGGCGCCGACATCACCCTCGCCGACCTCACCGTACGGCTCAACGACCGGTTCACCGAGCTGATCGACGGCAGCGTCCCGATGCTGCCCGGCGCCCGCCGGCTGCTCACCGAGCTGGCCGCGCACCGGGTGCCCACCGCCCTGGTCTCCGCCTCGCACCGGAAGGTCATCGACCGCGTCCTGCGCACCATCGGGGCCGAGCACTTCCGGCTCACCGTCGCCGGGGACGAGATGGAGCGGACCAAGCCGCACCCCGACCCGTACCTGGCGGCGGCGGCCGGCCTGGGGGCCGACCCGGCCCGCTGCGTCGTCATCGAGGACACCCCGACCGGTGTCGCCGCCGGGGAGGCCGCGGGCTGCCCGGTGGTCGCCGTGCCCTCCGTGGCGCCCATCGAGCCCGCCGCCGGACGGACGGTGGTCCCCTCCCTCGAAGAAGTCGACGTGCCATTTCTCCGACGACTCATCAGCGGAAAAGAACCGGCCACGCGCCGATCGTGCCGCGCAATTGTGCCGAATGAATAG